Proteins co-encoded in one Chroicocephalus ridibundus chromosome 6, bChrRid1.1, whole genome shotgun sequence genomic window:
- the SLC35G1 gene encoding solute carrier family 35 member G1, translated as MVLCQGGEAAAVPAAGGKESEVPLSREDGGGTGQPCLCPAPGMEAAGAEERRVCGCCSGLSWPRCCKAPGTKKKKAACPGLGLFYTVLSAFLFSVASLFLKKIEDVHSVEVSAFRCVFQMAFVLPGLIYYKTGFLGPKGKRIFLFFRGFLGSSAMILLYYAFQVMPLADATVITFSSPVFTSLLAWIFLKEKYSIWDLLFTLFAITGVVLIARPPFLFGSNVTGIEGSYTDHLKGTIAAITSTVSAASTFVILRKVGKSVHYFLSIWYYAVIGLIGCVIALFVMNEWRLPYCGKDRVFLILIGLLGLGGQIFLTKALQIEKAGPVAIMKTMDVVFAFILQILFLNHLPTWWTVGGALCVVASSSGTAIRKWRQSLKKAKQNEI; from the exons ATGGTGCTGTGTCAGGGTGGCGAGGCCGCCGCTGTTCCGGCAGCGGGCGGGAAGGAGTCGGAGGTGCCGCTGAGCCGGGAGGACGGTGGGGGTACGGGGCAGCCTTGCCTGTGCCCGGCGCCCGGCATGGAGGCGGCGGGCGCCGAAGAGCGCCGCGTTTGCGGCTGCTGCTCGGGCTTATCCTGGCCGCGCTGCTGCAAGGCACCCG gaacaaagaagaagaaagctgcATGTCCAGGACTTGGTCTGTTTTACACCGTACTGTCTGCCTTCCTTTTCTCAGTGGcctctttatttcttaaaaaaatagaagatgtACATTCAGTGGAAGTGAGTGCATTTCGATGTGTTTTCCAAATGGCATTCGTTCTTCCTGGTTTAATATACTACAA GACAGGGTTTTTGGGACCAAAAGgtaaaagaatttttcttttcttccgaGGATTCCTTGGCTCTAGCGCAATGATTCTTCTCTACTATGCTTTCCAAGTCATGCCACTAGCTGATGCCACTGTTATAACTTTTAGCAGTCCTGTTTTTACATCGTTGCTGGCATGGATCTTTCTCaaagagaaatacagtatttGGGATCTTCTATTCACCCTCTTCGCAATCACTGGAGTGGTTCTTATTGCCAGACCACCATTTCTGTTTGGGTCGAACGTTACGGGGATTGAAGGAAGTTACACAGATCACCTTAAAGGAACTATAGCAGCAATTACAAGCACAGTATCTGCAGCTTCGACTTTTGTTATACTAAGGAAAGTGGGAAAATCTGTGCATTATTTTTTGTCAATTTGGTATTATGCAGTCATTGGTTTGATTGGGTGTGTTATAGCATTGTTTGTTATGAATGAATGGCGTTTACCATATTGTGGTAAAGATAGGGTTTTTCTAATATTAATAGGCTTGTTAGGGTTAGGAGGTCAGATATTTCTCACAAAAGCATTACAGATAGAGAAAGCTGGACCTGTAGCCATAATGAAAACAATGGATGTggtgtttgctttcattttacaaattctttttctcaatcatctacCAACTTGGTGGACTGTGGGTGGTGCCCTTTGTGTAGTAGCTAGTAGTTCTGGAACTGCCATTCGTAAGTGGCGACAAAGCTTGAAAAAAGCTAAGCAAAATGAAATCTAA